A single window of Candidatus Obscuribacterales bacterium DNA harbors:
- a CDS encoding GNAT family N-acetyltransferase, translating into MTEATLSIEDNPSPADLQQVWDMLISHNTAQAGPANFQKICILARDANNQIIGGMNGYTFWNWLFVENLAVAENQRGQNLGSKILKAAEAEAIRRGCKAAYLDTFSFQALPFYEKQGYRVFGTLYDFPNGHHKYFVTKQL; encoded by the coding sequence ATGACTGAAGCAACACTTTCAATTGAAGACAACCCAAGCCCAGCTGATTTGCAGCAAGTTTGGGACATGCTCATCTCCCACAACACAGCGCAAGCAGGTCCGGCTAATTTTCAAAAAATATGCATTTTGGCGCGTGACGCAAACAACCAAATTATCGGTGGAATGAATGGCTATACGTTTTGGAATTGGCTCTTCGTTGAAAACTTGGCAGTTGCGGAAAATCAACGAGGACAAAATCTCGGCAGTAAAATCCTGAAAGCAGCTGAAGCAGAAGCAATACGACGTGGCTGCAAGGCGGCTTATCTGGACACTTTCAGCTTTCAAGCCTTACCATTCTATGAGAAGCAAGGCTATCGTGTCTTTGGCACGCTCTATGATTTTCCTAACGGTCATCACAAGTACTTTGTCACCAAGCAACTTTAG
- a CDS encoding dual specificity protein phosphatase family protein, producing MISNKVAIDIRNFKQVNDWLFRGGQPIESQYQSLADRGIKTVINLRSTRRLIETERAIVEKLGMQFESIPMTYMKSPTYKEVKRFLEIVDDPEKRPIFVHCLHGADRTGILCGIFRMLREGWDVNDAFAEMRAGGWHQLWMFHYEFVISAYGMLIRKGWIK from the coding sequence ATGATTTCGAATAAAGTGGCTATTGACATCAGGAATTTCAAACAAGTAAATGACTGGCTCTTCCGAGGCGGGCAGCCTATTGAGTCGCAGTACCAGTCTCTGGCGGACCGTGGAATTAAGACGGTTATCAACCTTCGTTCAACTAGAAGACTAATAGAGACGGAAAGAGCCATAGTAGAAAAGCTCGGCATGCAGTTTGAAAGTATTCCGATGACATATATGAAAAGCCCTACCTACAAAGAAGTGAAGCGCTTTTTGGAAATTGTCGATGATCCGGAGAAAAGACCCATTTTTGTGCATTGCTTGCACGGTGCGGACAGGACCGGCATCTTATGCGGCATTTTCCGCATGCTCAGGGAAGGCTGGGATGTCAACGATGCATTTGCTGAAATGCGCGCCGGAGGCTGGCATCAGCTCTGGATGTTTCATTATGAATTCGTTATTTCTGCCTATGGAATGCTCATTCGCAAGGGTTGGATCAAGTAA
- a CDS encoding MFS transporter, whose translation MKERKPSIYIPTLYLAEGLPYTIVNSMSVVFFKNLGLSNELIGLTSWLALPWTIKLFWGPFVDLIGTKRKWILTCQLMLTVLTGFLASDALTSNAIPLAFFVFAVMAFVSATQDIAIDGYYMEALTGKEQAYFIGIRSAAYKVAWLLGSGGLVFLAGKLGEFLGVQNGWAISFATSAVLFLVLLAFHSFYLPHPKQKSTESIGVTPSVFGRVFSTYFQQPAILPIVLYILTFRLGDALMLKMAQPFLLDPIEKGGLAISTADVGIIYGTVGMLFLIAGGILGGFLVSKDGLKKWLWPTALIQNSAILLYWLLALYKPGLTGVAVVNSIEQFSYGLGVSAYTVFLLTTVKQEFKAAHYAIATGMMALGLLVPQSISGYLVTWLGYTNFFLLSFCAAIPGIITIFFLPLNKIPETTTQSVEGESHGIQEVREVGPSC comes from the coding sequence GTGAAGGAAAGAAAGCCCAGCATTTATATACCGACTCTCTATCTTGCTGAAGGATTGCCCTACACGATAGTCAACAGCATGTCGGTTGTGTTTTTTAAAAATCTCGGCTTGTCCAATGAGCTAATTGGCTTGACAAGCTGGTTGGCATTGCCTTGGACAATCAAATTATTTTGGGGACCATTTGTTGATTTGATTGGCACTAAACGCAAATGGATTCTTACCTGCCAGCTTATGCTCACTGTACTAACCGGCTTCCTTGCGTCAGACGCATTGACGTCTAACGCAATTCCTTTGGCATTTTTTGTGTTTGCAGTGATGGCATTTGTCTCGGCGACGCAGGATATTGCCATCGATGGTTATTACATGGAGGCTCTGACAGGCAAAGAGCAAGCCTACTTCATAGGTATTCGTAGTGCTGCCTACAAAGTAGCCTGGCTTCTGGGCTCAGGCGGCTTGGTTTTTCTTGCTGGAAAACTCGGTGAATTTTTAGGCGTGCAAAACGGCTGGGCGATATCCTTTGCAACCAGCGCTGTTCTCTTTCTTGTGCTCTTAGCCTTTCACTCTTTCTATTTGCCTCACCCCAAGCAAAAATCAACTGAATCAATCGGCGTCACTCCAAGTGTTTTTGGTCGCGTGTTTTCCACCTACTTCCAACAGCCGGCAATTCTGCCGATAGTTTTGTACATACTTACATTTAGGCTGGGCGATGCGCTCATGTTGAAAATGGCGCAACCGTTTCTTCTTGACCCGATAGAAAAAGGTGGACTGGCTATTTCCACAGCCGATGTCGGAATTATCTACGGCACTGTTGGAATGCTATTTCTAATTGCCGGTGGCATTCTTGGCGGATTTCTTGTTTCAAAAGACGGACTAAAAAAATGGCTGTGGCCGACAGCATTGATTCAAAACTCGGCAATACTTCTATATTGGTTACTTGCGCTCTACAAGCCGGGTTTGACAGGCGTAGCAGTTGTAAATTCAATTGAACAATTCTCTTACGGCCTGGGCGTGTCTGCTTATACGGTATTTTTGCTTACAACAGTGAAGCAAGAATTCAAAGCGGCACATTACGCAATTGCCACAGGCATGATGGCGCTGGGACTGCTCGTACCTCAGTCGATAAGTGGCTATTTGGTAACTTGGCTTGGTTATACAAATTTCTTTTTATTGAGTTTTTGCGCGGCCATTCCTGGTATTATCACGATCTTCTTTTTGCCGCTAAACAAAATTCCGGAAACAACAACTCAATCTGTTGAAGGAGAATCTCATGGAATACAGGAAGTTAGGGAAGTGGGCCCTTCGTGTTAG
- a CDS encoding class I SAM-dependent methyltransferase — translation MSDDKLSNSKFDPKGRFTGLGQIYAKARPTYPDEAIDFIVEKSHLNEKSLLVDVGCGTGISSRLFAERKIPTIGVDPNDDMREQAIEENSKSKFEWLSYINASSEHTGLEDGVADAVLAAQAFHWFQPEPTLKEFVRILKPKGFCFLVWNERDDRDEFTRLYSNVLHQIPDARSVEMKRGYSGIDLLESSLFQSAGKVDFENQQEMDEAGLLGRAASASYVPKAGELFLKLNQDLSALFGESQKDGQVVMKYITSVYFAQRK, via the coding sequence ATGTCTGACGATAAGCTATCTAATTCAAAGTTTGATCCCAAAGGACGCTTTACAGGTCTTGGGCAAATTTACGCCAAGGCACGACCGACGTATCCGGATGAAGCGATTGATTTTATTGTTGAAAAGTCCCACTTGAATGAAAAGTCTCTTCTGGTTGATGTCGGTTGCGGCACAGGAATTTCATCGCGTTTGTTTGCCGAGCGGAAAATACCGACAATTGGAGTTGATCCAAACGATGATATGCGTGAGCAAGCAATTGAGGAGAATTCCAAAAGCAAATTTGAATGGCTGTCGTACATAAATGCATCGTCGGAGCATACGGGTTTGGAAGACGGAGTTGCCGATGCTGTTTTGGCTGCACAAGCATTTCACTGGTTTCAACCCGAACCTACGCTAAAGGAATTTGTGCGCATCTTGAAACCAAAGGGCTTTTGTTTTCTTGTATGGAACGAAAGAGATGATCGCGATGAATTTACTCGTCTTTATTCCAATGTATTGCATCAAATCCCGGATGCTCGATCCGTGGAAATGAAGCGTGGTTACTCCGGAATTGATTTACTGGAAAGCAGTCTTTTTCAGTCAGCAGGCAAGGTTGATTTTGAAAATCAACAAGAGATGGATGAGGCAGGATTATTGGGACGCGCCGCTTCTGCATCATACGTGCCAAAAGCCGGCGAACTCTTTTTGAAATTGAATCAAGACCTGAGTGCTTTGTTTGGCGAAAGTCAGAAAGACGGACAAGTCGTTATGAAGTACATCACTTCAGTGTATTTTGCACAAAGAAAGTAA
- a CDS encoding aconitate hydratase produces the protein MTFFNINDIKNVYKSLPAKHEDARKRLKRPLTLTEKILTAHLDRWPEEGLKRGETYTFLRPDRVAMQDATAQMALLQFMQAKLKRVAVPTTVHCDHLILARVGADKDLENALSENAEVYNFLRTASEKHGIGFWKPGAGIIHQVVLEQYAFPGGMMIGTDSHTPNAGGLGMVAIGVGGADAVDVMAGEPWGVRWPKVIGVKLTGKLNGWTSPKDVILKLAGILTVAGGTGAIIEYFGPGTKSISCTGKGTITNMGAELGATCSLFPFDDRMSTYLKATRRADVAKLAEEYAEFLVADPEVEKDPKAFYDQVVEIDLDKLEPYVVGPHTPDLARPISEFAKEIKEKGYPEKLTYALIGSCTNSSYEDMSRAANVAEQAREAGIKVKCGFLITPGSEQINLTIKRDGQLETLTGIGGTVLANACGPCIGQWKREDIKQGETNSIITSFNRNFPRRNDANPNTLAFIGSPEIVTAFALAGSLAFNPLKDQLEASGGKKVTLTPPEAPELPGNGFISEDSGYIAPADNGDKLSVAVKPDSERLQLLEPFTEWDGKDFDKLPVILKAVGKCTTDHISPAGAWLRYRGHLDKISDNMFTGANNAFAKEPGTGFDVLDGTEKPLPAIARHYKAEHMGWIAIGDQNYGEGSSREHAAMSPRFLGCKAVIARSFARIHETNLKKQGILAFTFSDPKDYELIDAKDRLSVVGIEEIAPNSLVEVIIQKADGSTKKINVKHTMTEEQIGWFRAGSALNLIRQRQEMKV, from the coding sequence ATGACGTTTTTCAATATCAATGACATCAAAAATGTGTACAAGAGCCTGCCTGCAAAGCATGAAGATGCTCGCAAGCGCTTGAAGCGTCCTTTAACGCTCACTGAGAAGATTCTTACAGCTCACCTTGATAGATGGCCCGAAGAAGGTCTCAAGCGTGGTGAGACATATACTTTCTTACGTCCAGACCGCGTTGCTATGCAAGATGCCACAGCGCAAATGGCTCTCTTGCAATTCATGCAAGCCAAATTGAAAAGAGTTGCTGTGCCGACAACGGTGCATTGCGACCACCTTATCTTGGCTCGTGTTGGTGCAGACAAAGATTTGGAAAATGCTCTTTCGGAAAACGCTGAAGTCTACAACTTCCTTAGAACAGCTTCTGAAAAACATGGTATCGGCTTCTGGAAGCCAGGTGCAGGTATTATTCACCAAGTAGTTTTGGAACAATACGCTTTCCCTGGCGGCATGATGATTGGTACCGACTCGCACACTCCTAATGCCGGTGGTTTAGGAATGGTCGCCATCGGTGTCGGCGGAGCTGACGCTGTCGATGTGATGGCAGGCGAGCCTTGGGGAGTGCGTTGGCCAAAAGTAATTGGTGTCAAACTCACGGGAAAATTAAACGGCTGGACATCACCGAAAGATGTGATTTTGAAATTGGCAGGAATTCTGACTGTTGCCGGCGGAACTGGGGCAATCATTGAATACTTCGGACCAGGAACAAAATCAATCAGCTGCACTGGTAAGGGCACAATCACCAACATGGGTGCTGAGCTTGGTGCAACTTGTTCGCTATTCCCATTTGACGACAGAATGTCCACCTATCTGAAAGCTACTCGCAGAGCAGATGTGGCTAAGCTCGCTGAAGAGTATGCCGAGTTTCTCGTTGCAGATCCTGAAGTGGAAAAAGATCCAAAAGCGTTCTACGACCAAGTTGTTGAAATTGATTTGGATAAGTTAGAGCCTTATGTTGTCGGACCTCACACACCTGATTTGGCTAGACCAATTTCTGAATTCGCTAAAGAGATAAAAGAGAAAGGTTATCCGGAGAAGCTGACATATGCGCTCATCGGAAGCTGCACAAACTCGTCTTACGAGGATATGAGTAGAGCAGCCAATGTTGCTGAGCAAGCTAGAGAAGCCGGCATTAAGGTCAAATGTGGATTCCTGATTACGCCTGGATCTGAGCAGATTAATCTGACAATCAAGCGTGATGGACAGCTGGAAACATTGACCGGTATCGGTGGAACAGTATTAGCTAATGCATGTGGACCATGTATTGGGCAGTGGAAGCGTGAAGATATCAAACAAGGTGAGACAAACTCGATTATCACATCGTTTAACCGCAACTTCCCTCGTCGTAACGATGCCAATCCCAATACATTGGCATTCATCGGTAGCCCGGAAATTGTGACGGCGTTTGCTCTAGCCGGTTCGCTTGCTTTCAATCCGTTGAAAGATCAATTGGAAGCGTCAGGCGGCAAGAAAGTCACATTGACACCACCGGAAGCTCCGGAATTGCCGGGTAACGGATTCATCAGTGAAGATTCAGGCTATATCGCGCCTGCAGACAATGGCGACAAATTAAGTGTTGCTGTTAAACCTGACAGTGAGCGTTTGCAATTACTCGAGCCATTCACTGAATGGGATGGCAAAGACTTTGACAAATTGCCGGTGATTCTAAAGGCTGTGGGCAAGTGCACAACTGATCACATCTCACCGGCAGGAGCCTGGCTGCGTTATCGCGGACATTTGGACAAGATATCCGACAACATGTTTACCGGCGCAAACAATGCTTTTGCTAAGGAACCTGGAACAGGCTTTGATGTGTTGGATGGCACGGAAAAACCACTTCCAGCCATTGCTCGCCACTACAAAGCTGAGCACATGGGTTGGATTGCCATAGGTGATCAAAACTATGGTGAAGGCTCAAGCCGTGAGCACGCAGCTATGTCGCCGAGATTCCTCGGATGTAAGGCTGTAATTGCACGCAGTTTCGCTCGTATTCACGAAACCAACTTGAAGAAGCAGGGCATCCTTGCTTTCACGTTCAGCGATCCTAAGGACTACGAGTTAATCGATGCCAAAGATCGTTTAAGTGTTGTTGGTATTGAAGAAATTGCGCCGAATAGCTTAGTCGAAGTAATTATTCAAAAGGCTGATGGCTCAACGAAGAAGATAAATGTGAAGCACACGATGACTGAAGAGCAAATAGGCTGGTTCAGAGCCGGCTCTGCGCTCAACTTGATTCGTCAACGCCAAGAGATGAAGGTCTAG